Below is a genomic region from Helianthus annuus cultivar XRQ/B chromosome 2, HanXRQr2.0-SUNRISE, whole genome shotgun sequence.
TCACCATTCTTTGAGCTCAACAGAAGGTTGTTTCACGTATGTATTTGAACTCTTTTGATTGTAACTGGAAATGTAGCTGAAAATAACATAATTTGTCACTACTTGGGTCAAAATCCAATTACCTCTTACACTGACGGTTGAAACTAACAATTTATGAGCCTGCATTAAGCCAAAAAACCATATTTCCTTAACTTAATTTAAAGTAAGTTGATCAACATATGCAATTTGCATTGAATATACAGATTTGTTTACCACATCCATGACTAACAAAATGATGTTCCCTAGAGTTGTATATGCAAAATCAATTGTAGAAGAAGTAAATGGAAGTCTTCCTTTTCCAAAAGCACCACAGGCTTCCAGCAATGTCAAGATAGAAATCAAATAAGTAATAAGTATCCAACAAAAGAAGGGTGATTGTGGTGAAATACGTACCTGTGGAGATCCCACGTACAGCTGAGGACACATACTTTATCAAGAGGGGCAAGAGGGTTGATATTTGCAAGACATCCGACACGAACAACCGTGTACTTGCTGAAAGTAGAAGTCCCAACAAAATAGAAAATGGTTTTGCCGTTGAATTAAAATTGTAATCATGAAGCATGACTCCCCTTTCGGTGTTGATCCTAAGAAGGTTGCTCGTGTTGCACTCTACAGACTTATAGTGAGAATATTCCTTGCATTCCCCTGGGTGTAGATCTGTCACTCCTTCCCAAGCACTCTCCACAACCCTGCGTT
It encodes:
- the LOC110890775 gene encoding alcohol dehydrogenase 1-like, translated to MVEMEEGRLSRSEEWRREDDRKQREGKGSFTEQALGCREMTLMMISSYLMPVAWEAGKPLVIEEVEVSPPQKMDIILLLISNLQLVPKFQGQIPVFPWILGHEAGGVVESAWEGVTDLHPGECKEYSHYKSVECNTSNLLRINTERGVMLHDYNFNSTAKPFSILLGLLLSASTRLFVSDVLQISTLLPLLIKYVSSAVRGISTACGAFGKGRLPFTSSTIDFAYTTLGNIILLVMDVAHKLLVSTVSVRGNWILTQVVTNYVIFSYISSYNQKSSNTYVKQPSVELKEW